A window of the Dongshaea marina genome harbors these coding sequences:
- a CDS encoding CerR family C-terminal domain-containing protein, with translation MSKREQSKQRLLEAGLNVFSRYGYLGATTRTIAQEAQTNISVIAYHFGNKEGLYHAVIESFISDITEQLGPVVFHLGLLLNESHPKSYYQDKLILLLSNITLATLDPVTKKIGSIMIQEQINPSAAADIIFERYTSQMLGLVKLLLAKITDLSEDESTILAQCLIGEALMFNIMNVNLTRMLEVTKIGEKQVQLLQKIIAKQVKSYLTEES, from the coding sequence ATGAGCAAACGAGAACAAAGTAAGCAGCGGCTCCTTGAAGCGGGCCTGAATGTCTTCTCCAGATATGGCTACCTCGGTGCCACCACCCGCACCATAGCTCAGGAAGCACAGACCAATATCTCAGTCATCGCTTACCACTTTGGCAATAAAGAGGGGCTATATCATGCGGTGATTGAATCTTTTATCTCAGACATTACCGAACAGCTGGGTCCCGTGGTCTTTCATCTTGGACTCCTGCTCAACGAAAGTCACCCTAAGAGCTATTACCAGGACAAGCTGATCCTGCTATTGAGTAATATCACCCTAGCCACCCTTGACCCTGTCACTAAGAAAATTGGCTCGATCATGATCCAGGAGCAGATCAACCCCTCTGCCGCGGCTGATATCATCTTCGAACGCTATACCAGCCAGATGCTGGGGCTGGTCAAGTTGCTACTGGCAAAGATTACGGATCTCAGTGAGGATGAATCCACTATTCTGGCACAGTGCCTTATCGGCGAAGCCTTGATGTTTAACATCATGAATGTGAATCTAACCCGGATGCTTGAGGTGACAAAAATTGGAGAAAAGCAGGTTCAATTGCTGCAAAAGATTATCGCCAAACAGGTGAAAAGCTATCTCACAGAAGAGTCATAA